In a genomic window of Algoriphagus halophilus:
- a CDS encoding PorP/SprF family type IX secretion system membrane protein, producing the protein MLRSLSLIVFFSICCLGLQINAFGQDPQYSQYYAAPLYLNPAMTGGELTGRIGFNYRNQWPSIDAQFTTFSAYYDTYLPNYNSGIGVMVMQDTEGASKLRSTTISALYSYELKISDNAYFRPGFQASYIRREIGFYENLVFANQINPNDPFGPILPGTDLPGLGDPVSMLSLSLGGMFFTEDFWIGVSAHHVNQPNQSFLDGVSKLPAKISLHGGYRFNLGEGGMRQDFTHMRRQRYLTPTINYKRQGPFEQLDVGAYFYVEPVVFGLWYRGLPYKPVENQSNRDAIVMMVGLNLLSGLNIGYSFDYTVSQLGIQSGGAHELSLSWTLPNKYEGKPNRRDTILPCPKF; encoded by the coding sequence TTGTTACGGTCTCTGTCTCTTATTGTTTTTTTTTCAATCTGTTGTCTAGGACTTCAGATTAATGCCTTTGGGCAGGACCCCCAATATAGCCAATATTATGCAGCGCCCCTTTACCTAAACCCTGCAATGACCGGGGGAGAGTTAACGGGACGAATAGGATTCAACTATCGCAACCAGTGGCCAAGCATTGATGCTCAGTTTACTACCTTCTCAGCATACTATGATACCTACCTTCCAAATTATAATTCAGGAATTGGGGTTATGGTGATGCAAGATACCGAAGGAGCTTCAAAATTAAGGTCCACTACGATTTCTGCGCTTTACTCTTACGAATTAAAAATTAGTGACAACGCTTATTTTCGTCCGGGATTTCAAGCATCATATATTCGACGAGAAATAGGTTTTTATGAAAATCTAGTCTTTGCCAACCAAATAAATCCCAATGATCCATTTGGACCAATATTGCCTGGGACTGATTTACCAGGATTGGGTGATCCGGTAAGTATGTTGTCCTTATCCTTAGGAGGGATGTTTTTCACCGAAGATTTTTGGATTGGCGTTTCGGCTCACCATGTGAATCAACCCAACCAATCATTTTTGGATGGTGTCAGCAAGTTGCCTGCAAAAATCTCCTTGCATGGCGGTTACCGGTTTAATCTTGGTGAAGGAGGAATGAGACAGGATTTTACTCATATGCGTCGTCAGCGTTATTTAACTCCAACCATTAATTATAAACGCCAAGGACCATTTGAACAGCTGGATGTAGGAGCCTATTTCTATGTAGAACCTGTTGTTTTCGGACTTTGGTACCGGGGATTACCTTACAAGCCTGTAGAAAATCAAAGCAATCGGGATGCGATCGTGATGATGGTAGGTTTAAATCTACTCAGTGGATTGAATATTGGATATAGTTTCGACTATACAGTTTCTCAGTTGGGAATTCAATCTGGAGGTGCGCATGAATTGAGTTTGTCCTGGACGCTGCCTAATAAATATGAGGGTAAACCTAATCGAAGGGATACCATATTACCTTGTCCGAAATTCTAA
- a CDS encoding Gfo/Idh/MocA family oxidoreductase, which produces MNNKRRDFIKTSALGMAGISFLPSSVFGKPLGHVAPSDKVDLACCGIGNRGAQIIKALYDTGLCNIVALCDVDMGAPHTLEIMNKFPNAKRFQDFRELFDQFGHGFEAITVGTPDFSHFPITMLAMSEGKHVYVEKPMARTFNEVSLMMDCAKRHNVVTQMGNQGHSEGNYFQFKAWKEAGIIKDVTAVTAHMNSPRRWHGWDVNMQSFPKAEPIPSTLDWDNWLMARSQHDYNKDFINGQWRCWYDFGMGALGDWGAHTMDTAHEFLELGLPYEVDPVMLRGHNNFFFPMSSTLAFKFPERNGMPACTLTWYDGVDNIPPVPENYGVSELNADIPAASNGQIQPAKLNPGKIIYGKDLTFKGGSHGSTLSIIGEEKAKDMASKLPEVPESPSNHFANFLKASKGEEETRSPFSVAGPLSQVFCLGVLAQQLNSKLIFDRETHRITNNPLANQLLTGEAPRKGWEEFYTL; this is translated from the coding sequence ATGAATAATAAAAGAAGAGATTTTATAAAAACCAGTGCTCTTGGAATGGCAGGAATTAGCTTTCTCCCATCCTCAGTATTTGGAAAACCATTAGGTCATGTTGCCCCTAGCGATAAAGTGGACTTGGCTTGTTGTGGAATAGGAAATAGAGGAGCCCAGATCATCAAGGCCCTCTATGATACAGGTCTTTGTAATATCGTTGCTCTTTGTGATGTAGACATGGGCGCTCCTCATACTTTGGAGATTATGAACAAGTTTCCAAATGCGAAACGTTTTCAGGATTTTAGAGAGCTATTTGACCAATTTGGCCATGGCTTTGAAGCCATCACCGTAGGTACTCCTGATTTTTCTCACTTCCCTATCACCATGCTGGCGATGTCAGAAGGAAAGCATGTTTATGTAGAAAAACCAATGGCACGAACCTTCAATGAAGTTTCCCTAATGATGGACTGTGCAAAAAGACATAATGTGGTTACTCAAATGGGGAATCAAGGACATTCCGAAGGAAACTATTTTCAGTTTAAAGCCTGGAAAGAAGCAGGTATTATAAAAGACGTTACTGCAGTTACTGCACATATGAATAGTCCAAGAAGATGGCATGGATGGGATGTGAATATGCAAAGCTTCCCAAAAGCAGAACCCATCCCTTCTACCTTAGACTGGGACAATTGGCTTATGGCGAGAAGTCAACATGATTATAATAAGGACTTCATCAATGGGCAATGGCGTTGCTGGTATGACTTTGGAATGGGAGCTCTTGGCGACTGGGGTGCACATACCATGGATACTGCTCACGAATTTCTGGAGTTAGGTCTTCCTTATGAAGTAGATCCAGTGATGTTGAGAGGGCACAATAATTTCTTCTTCCCTATGTCCTCTACGTTGGCATTTAAGTTTCCAGAAAGAAATGGAATGCCTGCCTGTACGTTGACCTGGTATGATGGAGTAGACAATATTCCACCCGTGCCGGAAAATTATGGCGTTTCAGAACTGAATGCGGATATTCCTGCAGCGAGCAATGGCCAGATCCAACCTGCTAAACTTAATCCGGGTAAAATCATTTATGGAAAAGATTTGACCTTCAAAGGTGGTTCACATGGAAGTACCTTATCCATTATAGGGGAAGAAAAAGCCAAAGATATGGCCAGCAAACTTCCAGAAGTCCCAGAAAGCCCTTCTAACCACTTTGCAAATTTCTTGAAAGCTTCCAAAGGTGAAGAAGAAACCCGCTCTCCTTTTTCTGTTGCAGGTCCTCTAAGCCAAGTTTTCTGTTTAGGTGTTTTGGCCCAGCAGCTTAATTCCAAGTTAATTTTTGACAGGGAAACGCATCGCATCACCAATAATCCTCTAGCCAATCAACTATTGACTGGGGAGGCTCCAAGAAAAGGATGGGAAGAGTTTTATACCCTATAA
- a CDS encoding SusC/RagA family TonB-linked outer membrane protein translates to MLKIFTNLRESIILGVFFSLFFLSHFASSQTSLIKGVVTSGDQDEPVPGALVVVKGTQRGTVSENDGSFSIEASVNETLVISFIGFTTKEVVITDPSQEIRVNLEMDESELDEVVVIGYGTQKKSDLTGSVGSVGEDDLKERPAASLSNALSGKIQGVNVSINSGRPGGRANIRIRGNTSVSIANDPLYVIDGVIMHAAGLANGSTPIDYINPNDISSVEVLKDASATAIYGARGANGVILVTTKRGSQSGGIISYEGNYSIGVLPKKIPLLNSAEFLVTEDLAYQNAQKYDPNGWANGIYKDPALKRTDPNLFDANGNPLYDTDWQEESFKPAFTQNHQLNFTSGNVDDNFGVYLGYRDEDGLMANSWMKRYSSRFVFDSKLKNWIKVGGVLSYNDQKESQVDPLGNGGIVAMRQVLEALPIIPVRYPDGSWAGNADYPGMEGGNNPLQVSKERVYLVNTQTIIGNVYANIYLAEGLELRSNISANIVNQRVDYYGGRELNYIAKNQGGDAYVFNDRLNSWQFENYLTYLKEFNDRHRLNAMVGLSWQHVDRFNATARSQNFQDDYFMFNNLGAGANAVQPQSGSVAYGLNSYFSRINYTLNDKYLFTFTGRVDGSSKFGSSNQYAFFPSAAFAWRASDEEFLRNNTTISDLKFRASYGQTGNSEITAYQSLAGMGNYSVVFNNQREIGIGISRLANPDLRWEKTSQVDFGAEIGFAQNRILLEVDLYRKITDDMLLSAPVPSSSGYTVVSKNVGSMENKGIEIGLNTVNIERANFSWNTNFNFSYNKNTVKELTGGADIFLGSTIVREGESVGSFFGFVHQGTWNTDEESLAATYNKRPGDIKYQDVNEDGVINDADRVIIGKGIPDGFGTFANTFRFKNFELLVDIQFSYGNDVLFRSKHSAEDRTGIANSFKTVLNAWTPENQDTNIAQIRPLTAGYNTNNDSDRVQDGSFVRGRNLMLSYNFAPELLERIKVRNLRTFFSVQNFFLSTKYGGYDPEVSTSGAAFDQGVDLYAYPKPRVFMLGLSVSL, encoded by the coding sequence ATGCTGAAAATTTTTACAAATCTCCGGGAATCCATCATTCTGGGAGTATTTTTCTCATTGTTTTTCCTGAGTCATTTTGCCTCAAGCCAAACTTCATTAATCAAAGGAGTCGTCACCTCTGGGGATCAGGACGAACCAGTACCTGGTGCATTAGTGGTAGTAAAAGGAACACAAAGAGGAACTGTTTCTGAAAATGACGGAAGCTTCTCTATAGAAGCAAGTGTAAATGAAACCTTGGTTATTAGTTTCATTGGATTTACTACCAAAGAGGTGGTAATAACTGATCCCTCTCAAGAAATAAGAGTAAATCTGGAAATGGATGAGTCGGAGTTGGACGAAGTAGTCGTGATTGGTTATGGTACTCAGAAAAAATCAGATTTGACTGGTTCGGTAGGTTCCGTTGGCGAAGATGATTTAAAAGAACGTCCGGCAGCTTCTTTATCCAATGCGCTTTCTGGAAAAATTCAGGGAGTAAATGTATCAATAAATTCTGGGCGTCCAGGTGGTAGAGCAAATATCCGTATTCGTGGAAATACCTCAGTGAGTATTGCTAATGATCCACTATACGTCATTGATGGGGTGATCATGCATGCTGCAGGCCTTGCAAATGGAAGTACACCCATAGATTATATCAACCCGAATGATATTTCTTCTGTGGAGGTTTTAAAAGATGCATCCGCTACTGCTATTTATGGAGCAAGGGGAGCCAATGGTGTGATTTTGGTTACCACGAAACGGGGTAGTCAATCAGGAGGAATTATTTCCTATGAGGGAAATTATAGTATAGGTGTGTTGCCTAAAAAAATCCCATTACTCAATTCAGCGGAATTTTTAGTTACTGAAGATTTAGCATATCAAAATGCTCAAAAATACGACCCCAATGGGTGGGCCAATGGGATTTATAAAGATCCGGCCTTGAAACGGACTGATCCAAACTTATTTGACGCAAATGGTAATCCATTATATGATACAGATTGGCAGGAAGAATCTTTTAAACCTGCATTTACTCAAAACCATCAGTTAAACTTCACTTCTGGAAATGTAGACGACAATTTCGGTGTTTACCTAGGGTATAGAGATGAAGATGGCTTGATGGCAAACTCATGGATGAAAAGATATTCTTCCCGTTTTGTGTTTGATAGTAAGCTTAAAAACTGGATTAAAGTTGGGGGTGTTTTGAGCTACAATGATCAAAAAGAAAGTCAAGTAGATCCCTTAGGAAATGGGGGAATCGTAGCGATGAGACAAGTATTGGAAGCACTTCCGATAATTCCAGTGAGGTATCCAGATGGAAGTTGGGCCGGTAATGCTGATTATCCAGGAATGGAAGGAGGGAATAACCCCCTACAAGTCTCCAAAGAAAGAGTGTATTTAGTCAATACGCAGACCATCATCGGGAATGTATATGCCAATATTTACCTGGCAGAAGGCTTGGAACTTAGATCTAATATTTCAGCAAATATTGTAAATCAGCGAGTTGACTACTATGGTGGCAGAGAGCTGAATTACATTGCTAAAAACCAGGGAGGGGATGCTTATGTTTTTAATGACCGATTAAACTCTTGGCAGTTTGAAAATTATCTGACCTACCTAAAGGAGTTTAATGATCGTCATAGGTTAAATGCAATGGTGGGTCTTTCCTGGCAACATGTAGACCGTTTTAATGCTACCGCTAGGTCACAGAATTTCCAGGATGACTATTTTATGTTTAATAACCTGGGGGCCGGTGCTAATGCAGTCCAACCTCAATCCGGTAGTGTAGCTTACGGATTAAACTCCTATTTCAGTAGAATAAATTACACTTTGAACGACAAGTACTTGTTTACCTTCACTGGAAGGGTGGATGGTTCTTCAAAATTTGGTTCCTCCAATCAATACGCATTTTTCCCTTCAGCAGCTTTTGCATGGAGGGCATCGGATGAGGAATTCTTGAGAAATAACACTACAATTTCTGATTTGAAATTTAGAGCTAGCTACGGTCAAACTGGTAACTCTGAAATCACTGCTTATCAGTCTTTGGCTGGTATGGGGAATTATTCGGTGGTTTTCAATAACCAAAGAGAAATCGGAATTGGTATTAGCAGGTTGGCCAATCCGGATTTAAGATGGGAAAAAACAAGTCAAGTCGATTTTGGAGCGGAAATAGGATTTGCTCAAAACAGAATATTGTTGGAAGTGGACTTGTATAGAAAGATTACCGATGATATGCTGTTGAGTGCACCAGTTCCTTCCAGTAGCGGATACACTGTAGTCAGTAAAAATGTGGGAAGTATGGAAAATAAAGGGATTGAAATTGGTCTGAATACGGTCAATATTGAGCGGGCTAATTTCTCATGGAATACCAACTTTAACTTCTCCTACAACAAAAACACAGTCAAAGAATTAACAGGAGGAGCTGATATTTTCTTAGGATCAACTATCGTGAGGGAAGGGGAGTCAGTAGGTTCGTTCTTTGGGTTTGTTCACCAAGGTACTTGGAATACGGATGAAGAATCACTAGCTGCAACTTATAATAAAAGACCTGGAGATATTAAGTATCAAGATGTTAATGAAGATGGTGTCATCAATGATGCAGATCGAGTAATTATTGGAAAAGGGATACCAGATGGTTTTGGAACCTTTGCCAACACCTTCCGATTCAAGAATTTTGAGTTACTGGTAGATATTCAGTTTAGCTATGGCAATGATGTGTTGTTTAGAAGCAAACATTCAGCTGAGGATCGTACAGGGATAGCAAACAGCTTTAAAACTGTCTTGAATGCCTGGACTCCAGAAAATCAGGATACCAATATTGCACAGATCAGACCATTGACTGCAGGGTATAATACCAACAACGATTCAGACAGGGTTCAGGATGGATCATTTGTAAGAGGAAGAAACCTGATGTTGTCCTATAATTTTGCTCCCGAATTATTGGAGAGAATTAAAGTGAGAAATCTAAGGACCTTCTTCTCAGTTCAAAACTTTTTCCTTTCTACAAAATATGGAGGCTACGATCCTGAAGTATCTACTTCTGGAGCCGCATTTGATCAAGGAGTTGATTTATATGCCTACCCAAAACCAAGAGTTTTTATGCTTGGTCTAAGCGTCAGTTTGTAA